A stretch of DNA from Campylobacter gracilis:
CGGTGATTTACCTGCTTATCTGCTTAACCGGGCTTAATTGGTCGTATAGCTGGTATAACGATGCTGTGATGAAGCTTTTTGTAAGCTCGCAAAATTTGCCGCAAGCTAGCGCGCCTAAAGCCGCCGCTTCTAAAGATCACGCCGCCGCACCTGCTAAAGAGGAGAGCAAAAAGCCCGCTACGTATAAATTTAGCGACGCGCAGAGGGCTTATGAGATATTCAGATCAAGCGGCATAGAGTATAAAGAATTTATCCTAATGCTCGCAGCCGGAGATAAGATCGGCGTCAGATACTACGAGCCCGACGCGCCCGCTACCGCCCGTCCAAAAGGCGCGAGCGTGAAGCTAAAAGAGGGAAAGGTCGCGGAGCAGAAGCAGACGGACGGTATCACCGTGGGCGAGTTTAAAGACGCGAACTACCAGCTTCACACGGGCTATTTTTTCGGGCTTGCGGGTAAAATTTTATGGTCGATTGTCTCGCTTTGCATGGCACTTTTCATCTTTAGCGGCTTTTATATGACGGTAAAAAGGGCGTTTAAGTCAGAAAAGCTCGGCTAAATTTTACTTTGGCGATAGAGGTGCGACGAGCGGCGAAAGAGGGCTAAATATCTACAAAACATTGAGATGAAATTTGCCGAAGCGGATCAAGAAAAGCCCTGATTTAACGATATTTGAGACATTCTAAAATTATCGCAGATTAAGTCTTGAGGTATATCGCTTTCGTATATTTTACTTTAGTTCGCTTTCAAATTTTGCGATTTCGGCTTAATGGGTTCGGATAGACATGATTTTATTTAGCTTCGTTTCATTCGCCTGAGCAAAACAAGCTTTGTCGATTCTGCCTTTTTGGAAATCTTGGTCTAATTTCGTTTTTAAACGTTTAAAAATTTCTTCTTTTGAGCCGATACTGATTAATTTGTAGATCTCTTTTTCATCGGTTAAAATTTTATTCCTATCGCTATTTCTATCAATGGCGATAATATTAATTTTATCCCCGAAATGCTCTTTTAGCTTTTTTAAACCGCTCGGCAAGTTGCCTTGGATACTAGACATAACTTCAATGCTCCCGCCGCGCCCATATTCGTTAAAGCGCTTAAAAGTATTGTCTAAAGCTTTTTCTGGCTCTATATGCACCGCAGCAATTGTAACGTCTAATCTCTTTTGCAAGCATTGCTCTATTTTTGGGATAGTTGGCGTCGGGTTTGCCAACTGCCCTTCAAAAATAAGTTTAACTTTATCATCGCTCATAAAATTTTTTACCGAGGTTGTTTTTCCGGCTCCAGGAATTCCGGTGATGAAAATTGCTTTGGTTTTATTAGGCTCATCGCGTTTCAGAACTTCTTCAAACTGCGTCGCTGCCAAAACAGCAGAGGAATTATGTATCGCATCATTTACTAGAGCCCTATTTTCTTTTGCCTCAAAGCAAGGAAAAAGCTCTTTGAAGGTATCGGAACAAATATAACGACCACCCGAGGTATTAGGGTGCTCATTATATTCTTTTAAAAAATTTTTTAAAGAATTTTCAGCAAGGACAATCGCTTCGTCTTGAATTTTTACCAATTCGGCATTAGAGCTGAAATCAATCTTTTTTATTGCGCTTACCAACTTTGATTGGCTATTTTTTATACCTGCTTGTCGTATTCTTTCAATACTCTTTTTTGGCGCACCGCGATAAAGTTGCTTTTCTATTTCCTTGTGATATTCAGCGTCGTTTTCCATTCGCGTCAAATGATCGCTTACGCCTTGCCACATTTTCATGTCTTCTTCTGTTAAAGCCATTTCAAGTCCTTTCTAAGAAATTTGCAGTATTTTAATACATTCTAATTATAGCATTTATCTTTCTTATAATTATGCAACAAATGTATCTTGGGCTGCAGAAATATACTTTTGAGTTATATGGGATATTACTACGATGAAAAAGAGAAAACAATAAAACAAATATCGAATAATGAGCGATAAATGGAGAATATAACTAAATTTTACCTTCACGGCAAGGGCAGTAAATTTATAAAATTTTACCTCGGTAGCGAAGATGATAAAATTAAAATTTATCCGCCGCGCCTGCTTAAAATTTCTTGCTTAGCGCTATTTACCTCTTGCACCGCGAGTGATCATCAAGGACTGCTCGTAGAAAATTAGCAGCGTTATTGAAACGCCCGTGCCGAGTGCCAGCGAGATCGAAACCGTGGCGAGGGCGTTGTCGAAAAACGAGATGAGGTGGGCGAGTTTATGCTCTGCGCCCGCGGCTCTGATATAAGAAAACAGCGCCAAAACCGCCTTGTAGGCGTAGATGCCAGGTATCATCGGAAGCAGTGCGGGAAAGGCGATGATCTCTGCGGGCACCTTGAGGCGCTTGGCGCAGAGCATCCCCAAAACGCCGATCAGAAACGACGCAAAAAGCGTCGCAGCGGCGATCGAAAAAATTTGGCTCTGTATCAGCAAAAACCTGCACGAATGTGCAACTGCCGCAAGCAGCGCCGAGAAAATGAGCGTCTTTTTAGGCGGCATGCACGCATATGCAAATCCCAGCCCCGCCGCAGCGGCAAAGCAAGCATCCTTAAATACCGAAAACGCGAGATCAAACATTTACAAGCCCCAAATTTGAGATGCTAAGCGTCAGAAAGAGCCCGATCGCGATGCAGATGATCAAAAGCCCGGTGTTCAGCCCTCTGCTGATGCCTACGAGCATATTTTCGTTTAGGATGTCAAATACCGAGTTGATCAGCCAGACGCCCGGGATCAAAAAGAGTATGCTCGATCCTACGGCTACGTCGGGCGTGGCGCTAAGCCCGTAGCGAGCGCCTAGCGAGACGATGAATGAGACTGCGAACGAAACCGCGATGTATTGGATTTTTAGATTGATTTTGAGCTTGCTAAGTAGATAGCGGGCGCAAATTCCAAAAGCCGTAGCCGCAAAAACTAACGCCATTGCGCCGCCATCGCCGCCGAAAAGCTCGCAGAACGCGGCATTTGCGACGCTGAGCAAAATGAGAGTTTTGGCAAAGCTTTTCTTCTGTGAGGCTAAAATTTCGGCAAATGAGGCTCTGGCGCGCGCAAGGGGGATTTTTTCGTCGTAAATTTCCCAGCTAAGCGCGCTTAGCTCCGAGATCAGATCGAAGCTGATCTGCGCCGCAGCGCCCGTTTTGACGTAGGTGCGGCGGATAGAGTTGTCCGCAGGATCCATCACGCTGATGATGAAGTGGCGCACAAAGATCATCAGGCTAGCCTCATAGTCATAAGCGTCCGCTATCCTGCGCACGCAGCGCTCGATGCGCGCGGTGTAAGTGCCGATACTAAGCATCTTGGCGGTGTATTCGCTAAGAAAATTGGTGAGCTCTTGGATTTGCGGTCTCGCCTCTTCTACTTCTTTTGTCGGTGCCATCTCTGCTATCATTATTTCCTCCGCTACTCTTGTAATCTCAATATCGTTTTGCGCTGTTTTCGTCGTTTTTACTTCTACGACGCTCGTTGTAGCTTCCTGTTTTTGCGGCGCCCGCCATCGTTTTTGATGTCGCTATGATGTCCGCCGTCGCGGAATTTTTATTTTTAAAATTTAATGCAGTGGCTCCCGTGGCGGAATTCTCGCTATCTAAATTTGACGTAGAGGCAATATCTATGGCGGCAGAGCTTTGATCGTTTAAATTTAACGTCGCCGCAGAATTTTCATCGCTCAAATTTAACTCGCAGTCCGAGCTTTGCTCGCTTAAATTTAGACTTTCGGCATCCTCGCAAGATTCGCCAAATTTAGGATTTTCCCTGCTCACGGCTTACCTCAAGCTGATTAGATCGA
This window harbors:
- a CDS encoding threonine/serine exporter family protein translates to MFDLAFSVFKDACFAAAAGLGFAYACMPPKKTLIFSALLAAVAHSCRFLLIQSQIFSIAAATLFASFLIGVLGMLCAKRLKVPAEIIAFPALLPMIPGIYAYKAVLALFSYIRAAGAEHKLAHLISFFDNALATVSISLALGTGVSITLLIFYEQSLMITRGARGK
- a CDS encoding threonine/serine exporter family protein — encoded protein: MIAEMAPTKEVEEARPQIQELTNFLSEYTAKMLSIGTYTARIERCVRRIADAYDYEASLMIFVRHFIISVMDPADNSIRRTYVKTGAAAQISFDLISELSALSWEIYDEKIPLARARASFAEILASQKKSFAKTLILLSVANAAFCELFGGDGGAMALVFAATAFGICARYLLSKLKINLKIQYIAVSFAVSFIVSLGARYGLSATPDVAVGSSILFLIPGVWLINSVFDILNENMLVGISRGLNTGLLIICIAIGLFLTLSISNLGLVNV